Proteins encoded in a region of the Dasypus novemcinctus isolate mDasNov1 chromosome 24, mDasNov1.1.hap2, whole genome shotgun sequence genome:
- the TP53TG5 gene encoding TP53-target gene 5 protein, with the protein MRPSVKKRPKNRVISKIHYEEPQDTIHHSVSKVIQRNRLKMVLKNLSLLRLLKSWNPRIQELHKLAKRCWNSLFRVPKNLHISRHDVCNKGKQNDEELQEAECPKEKLESIMLEFTGEPKEMKPKVGRRVRDKAKRSPKMLPQQEEQVEPEFPRTSTSHSLTDYSEALGHQLPTENRKVIFLKTHYHRTPMGDMMQLDVADQWIWSEGLPTRVHLPGPRVMCRSSTLRWVKRCCTRFCSASLEQPMCHPYTV; encoded by the exons ATGAGACCATCGGTAAAGAAGAGGCCCAAGAATCGAGTGATTTCCAAG ATACATTATGAGGAACCACAGGACACGATACATCATTCTGTCAGCAAAGTAATTCAGCGGAACCGACTTAAAATG GTATTAAAAAACTTGTCGCTCTTGAGGCTACTCAAGAGCTGGAACCCCAGGATCCAAGAACTGCACAAGCTGGCTAAAAGGTGTTGGAATTCACTGTTCAGAGTTCCAAAGAACCTCCACATCTCCAG GCATGATGTCTGCAATAAAGGGAAACAAAATGATGAAGAGCTCCAAGAGGCTGAGTGTCCCAAGGAGAAACTGGAGTCCATTATGTTAGAGTTCACAGGGGAGCCTAAGGAAATGAAGCCCAAGGTggggaggagggtgagggacaagGCAAAGAGGTCACCCAAAATGCTGCCACAGCAAGAAGAGCAGGTAGAGCCTGAGTTCCCAAGGACATCGACAAGTCATAGCCTGACTGATTACTCTGAGGCTCTGGGGCACCAACTACCCACTGAGAACCGCAAGGTCATCTTCCTGAAGACCCACTACCACAGAACTCCCATGGGGGACATGATGCAGCTGGATGTAGCTGACCAGTGGATCTGGTCTGAGGGTCTGCCCACACGAGTCCATCTCCCAGGGCCCCGGGTGATGTGCAGATCCTCTACCCTGCGCTGGGTCAAGCGCTGCTGCACCCGCTTCTGCTCTGCCTCGCTGGAGCAGCCTATGTGCCATCCTTACACGGTGTGA